In Bombus fervidus isolate BK054 chromosome 11, iyBomFerv1, whole genome shotgun sequence, a single genomic region encodes these proteins:
- the Srr gene encoding serine racemase isoform X1 translates to MRDLNRKSNGEDHSNGQDFDLIAESRNNDIDSSTLYNNEDMLDPYCVEENPQKITFEDITSAAFKIKCGIVNTPCVKSRLSDAMGIDLYLKKDFLQTTGSFKERGARYALVMLTEEQKKIGVISASLGNHALALSYHGYKLNIPVTVVMPVLAPIMKIAACRQYGANVIVDGLDMGEAKRIALRQAKENGLTYINGYDHPDIMAGQGTLGLEIVEQVPDIDAVVVPIGGGGLIAGVALAVKTLQPNVEIIGVESERCPSFYKARKADRPTYTRIDSTLADGLAVPKVGYNAFATANPLIDKLVVVKEEWIAIAILKLVENEKCIVEGAGATGLAAILAGQLEELKGKRVVLLLCGGNIDTTILGRCLERGLAAEGRLLKFTVTVSDRPGGIAELCRMLASIGVSIKDIMHERAWIMSDIFSVDVKVVCETRDRDHAEQLKNMLHQNYQRVVFGTSDMSALNLPLSM, encoded by the exons ATGAGGGATCTCAACCGAAAGTCTAACGGAGAGGACCATAGCAACGGTCAAGATTTCGATTTGATCGCGGAAAGTAGAAACAACGATATCGACTCATCGACGCTTTAC AACAACGAGGACATGCTCGATCCATACTGCGTCGAGGAAAATCCCCAAAAGATTACTTTCGAGGACATCACTTCCGCTGCGTTCAAAATCAAATGTGGAATCGTCAACACTCCTTGTGTG AAATCGCGCCTGTCAGATGCGATGGGTATCGATTTGTATTTGAAGAAAGACTTCCTCCAAACAACTGGAAGTTTCAAGGAACGTGGCGCGAGGTATGCTCTGGTGATGCTGACCGAGGAACAAAAGAAGATCGGCGTGATCTCGGCCTCGCTGGGAAATCATGCACTCGCTCTCTCTTATCACGGATACAAGCTTAATATACCAGTGACAGTAGTGATGCCGGTGCTGGCACCGATCATGAAGATCGCCGCTTGTCGTCAATACGGTGCGAATGTAATTGTCGATGGTCTGGATATGGGTGAGGCAAAGCGTATCGCGCTGCGACAGGCGAAAGAGAATGGGCTGACGTATATAAATGG atACGATCACCCAGATATTATGGCAGGGCAAGGAACTCTAGGTCTTGAGATCGTGGAGCAGGTACCCGACATAGATGCAGTGGTCGTTCCCATCGGAGGAGGTGGTTTGATCGCGGGGGTAGCTCTGGCCGTGAAAACTCTCCAACCAAATGTAGAGATCATC GGCGTTGAGTCGGAAAGATGTCCCAGTTTCTATAAGGCCCGAAAGGCAGATCGACCTACCTACACTCGTATAGACTCGACTTTAGCCGATGGCCTTGCTGTTCCTAAGGTTGGATACAACGCTTTTGCTACCGCGAATCCGTTGATCGACAAATTGGTCGTGGTGAAGGAAGAATGGATAGCAATCGCGATCCTGAAGCTGGTCGAGAACGAGAAATGTATCGTCGAGGGTGCTGGAGCGACCGGCCTCGCCGCTATTTTGGCTGGTCAGCTGGAAGAACTGAAAGGCAAAAG AGTGGTGTTGCTTCTATGCGGAGGAAATATCGACACAACGATTCTAGGTAGGTGTTTGGAGCGTGGACTAGCAGCGGAAGGCCGGCTTTTGAAGTTTACAGTGACTGTGTCCGATCGACCGGGCGGAATCGCAGAGCTCTGTAGAATGCTGGCCAGCATCGGTGTCTCGATAAAGGACATCATGCACGAGCGGGCTTGGATTATGTCGGACATCTTCAGCGTGGACGTGAAAGTGGTCTGCGAGACTAGAGACCGAGATCACGCAGAACAATTGAAGAACATGTTGCATCAAAATTATCAGCGGGTTGTGTTCGGCACTAGTGACATGTCCGCTCTGAACTTGCCTTTGAGCATGTAA
- the Srr gene encoding serine racemase isoform X2, with the protein MNNEDMLDPYCVEENPQKITFEDITSAAFKIKCGIVNTPCVKSRLSDAMGIDLYLKKDFLQTTGSFKERGARYALVMLTEEQKKIGVISASLGNHALALSYHGYKLNIPVTVVMPVLAPIMKIAACRQYGANVIVDGLDMGEAKRIALRQAKENGLTYINGYDHPDIMAGQGTLGLEIVEQVPDIDAVVVPIGGGGLIAGVALAVKTLQPNVEIIGVESERCPSFYKARKADRPTYTRIDSTLADGLAVPKVGYNAFATANPLIDKLVVVKEEWIAIAILKLVENEKCIVEGAGATGLAAILAGQLEELKGKRVVLLLCGGNIDTTILGRCLERGLAAEGRLLKFTVTVSDRPGGIAELCRMLASIGVSIKDIMHERAWIMSDIFSVDVKVVCETRDRDHAEQLKNMLHQNYQRVVFGTSDMSALNLPLSM; encoded by the exons ATG AACAACGAGGACATGCTCGATCCATACTGCGTCGAGGAAAATCCCCAAAAGATTACTTTCGAGGACATCACTTCCGCTGCGTTCAAAATCAAATGTGGAATCGTCAACACTCCTTGTGTG AAATCGCGCCTGTCAGATGCGATGGGTATCGATTTGTATTTGAAGAAAGACTTCCTCCAAACAACTGGAAGTTTCAAGGAACGTGGCGCGAGGTATGCTCTGGTGATGCTGACCGAGGAACAAAAGAAGATCGGCGTGATCTCGGCCTCGCTGGGAAATCATGCACTCGCTCTCTCTTATCACGGATACAAGCTTAATATACCAGTGACAGTAGTGATGCCGGTGCTGGCACCGATCATGAAGATCGCCGCTTGTCGTCAATACGGTGCGAATGTAATTGTCGATGGTCTGGATATGGGTGAGGCAAAGCGTATCGCGCTGCGACAGGCGAAAGAGAATGGGCTGACGTATATAAATGG atACGATCACCCAGATATTATGGCAGGGCAAGGAACTCTAGGTCTTGAGATCGTGGAGCAGGTACCCGACATAGATGCAGTGGTCGTTCCCATCGGAGGAGGTGGTTTGATCGCGGGGGTAGCTCTGGCCGTGAAAACTCTCCAACCAAATGTAGAGATCATC GGCGTTGAGTCGGAAAGATGTCCCAGTTTCTATAAGGCCCGAAAGGCAGATCGACCTACCTACACTCGTATAGACTCGACTTTAGCCGATGGCCTTGCTGTTCCTAAGGTTGGATACAACGCTTTTGCTACCGCGAATCCGTTGATCGACAAATTGGTCGTGGTGAAGGAAGAATGGATAGCAATCGCGATCCTGAAGCTGGTCGAGAACGAGAAATGTATCGTCGAGGGTGCTGGAGCGACCGGCCTCGCCGCTATTTTGGCTGGTCAGCTGGAAGAACTGAAAGGCAAAAG AGTGGTGTTGCTTCTATGCGGAGGAAATATCGACACAACGATTCTAGGTAGGTGTTTGGAGCGTGGACTAGCAGCGGAAGGCCGGCTTTTGAAGTTTACAGTGACTGTGTCCGATCGACCGGGCGGAATCGCAGAGCTCTGTAGAATGCTGGCCAGCATCGGTGTCTCGATAAAGGACATCATGCACGAGCGGGCTTGGATTATGTCGGACATCTTCAGCGTGGACGTGAAAGTGGTCTGCGAGACTAGAGACCGAGATCACGCAGAACAATTGAAGAACATGTTGCATCAAAATTATCAGCGGGTTGTGTTCGGCACTAGTGACATGTCCGCTCTGAACTTGCCTTTGAGCATGTAA